The Bacilli bacterium sequence CCGCCTACGGGATGAATAAATGTTTTCGCGAAATCTTGGGGAGCCATTGCGGCAAAGATCAGCGACCAGCGGGCGATTACGGCCTCCAGTAAGGAAAGCGAAGGCGCTATGGGCGCATGCTTGGAATCGGCCAATTCCCCCCACCGATCCTCGTAATACGGTTTGATCGTCGGCTCATGTTCCGTCAGCGCCAGCTTAAATCGCGTAAAGCTGTGCAAATTGGCGTCTGCTATATGATGGACAACCTGCCTGATCGTCCATCCTTCCGGGCGATACGGCGTATCCAGTTGCGCTTCCGTCAAGCCCGCAAGCGCGGCGCGCACATGTTCGGGCGTCGCTTCGATTTCCTGAATCCATTCCTTGATTTGCTCCGGCGTACCTGTTGTGATCGGTTGAAACTCGCCGATTGGATATCGTATTGCATCCATCCCAACTTCCTCCTCCAATTCGGTTAATGTTATTAAATATAAAGACGGTGAATTATATGCGTTCCGCCACTTCGCGTATTTCGGCAAGCAGATTGTCTGTTGCGCGGTCAAGCAGATCGTAAACCAGGTCAAAATTGCCGGAATACCACGGATCCGGAACATCCTTATCGTCACATTCCGGTAAAAAATCAAGCATAAGGGCGATGCGAGCGGACGTCGGATTGGCATTGAACGAGCGAATGTCGCGCAAATTCCGGCTATCCATGGCGATGATATAATCGAAACGGGAAAAATCGCGGGCATCCAATTTTCGGGCGACAATCCCGGAAAAATCGATGCCGTTTTTCCGCAGAACATTTTGCGTTCCCTTATGCGG is a genomic window containing:
- a CDS encoding low molecular weight protein-tyrosine-phosphatase, giving the protein MIRVLFVCLGNICRSPMAEAILRHKLAAAGLADRVAVDSAGTGGWHVGEPPHKGTQNVLRKNGIDFSGIVARKLDARDFSRFDYIIAMDSRNLRDIRSFNANPTSARIALMLDFLPECDDKDVPDPWYSGNFDLVYDLLDRATDNLLAEIREVAERI
- a CDS encoding putative metal-dependent hydrolase, yielding MDAIRYPIGEFQPITTGTPEQIKEWIQEIEATPEHVRAALAGLTEAQLDTPYRPEGWTIRQVVHHIADANLHSFTRFKLALTEHEPTIKPYYEDRWGELADSKHAPIAPSLSLLEAVIARWSLIFAAMAPQDFAKTFIHPVGGVTRLDQALAMSAWHNRHHTAHITSLRDRMGW